The following are encoded together in the Balaenoptera acutorostrata chromosome 9, mBalAcu1.1, whole genome shotgun sequence genome:
- the LOC130708856 gene encoding LOW QUALITY PROTEIN: enhancer of rudimentary homolog (The sequence of the model RefSeq protein was modified relative to this genomic sequence to represent the inferred CDS: inserted 1 base in 1 codon; substituted 1 base at 1 genomic stop codon): MSHTILLVQPTKRPEGRTYXYXSVNECMEGVCKMYEEHLKRVNPNSPSITYISQLFNFIDDLEDLSCLVYRADTQTYQPYNKDWIKEIYMLLRQQARKQLSLEALGGWGWAWNTGVYRVL, encoded by the exons ATGTCTCACACCATTTTGCTGGTACAGCCTACCAAGAGGCCAGAAGGCAGAACTT GCTATTAATCtgtgaatgaatgcatggaaGGTGTTTGTAAAATGTATGAAGAACATCTAAAGAGAGTGAATCCCAACAGCCCTTCTATCACGTATATCAGtcagttatttaattttattgatgacCTGGAAGACCTCAGCTGCCTTGTTTACCGAGCTGATACCCAGACATACCAGCCTTATAACAAAGACTGGATTAAAGAGATCTATATGCTCCTTCGTCAACAGGCCAGGAAACAGTTGAGTTTGGAAGCAttagggggatgggggtgggcttGGAACACAGGTGTGTACAGAGTGCTGTAG